A single region of the Changchengzhania lutea genome encodes:
- a CDS encoding LuxE/PaaK family acyltransferase, translating into MIDTNAIFNITTKTEFEDCAMQVFSYQFENNPVYRSFCDLLYRHPSDVKTIKDIPFLPIQFFKTHRVLSSSASIKTTFTSSGTTGSVTSSHHITDLSIYETSYKRGFEHFYGDLTDYVILALLPSYLERKGSSLVYMVDDLISKSQHAESGFYLDNIGELKSVLQQLESEGKKNLLIGVSFALLDLIETFQFDLNHTIVMETGGMKGRRKELIRTELHKQLKVGFGVEQVHSEYGMTELLSQAYSKGQGIFECPNWMQVLTRDPEDALTIQTTGKTGGANVIDLANINSCSFIATQDLGRVNPDGSFEIIGRFDNSDIRGCNLMVL; encoded by the coding sequence ATGATCGACACCAACGCTATTTTTAATATTACAACTAAAACGGAGTTTGAAGATTGCGCTATGCAAGTCTTTAGTTATCAGTTTGAAAATAATCCCGTTTATAGGTCCTTTTGCGATTTACTATATAGACATCCTAGTGATGTAAAAACCATAAAAGACATTCCTTTTCTTCCCATTCAATTTTTTAAGACGCATCGGGTATTAAGTTCTTCCGCCTCCATAAAAACTACATTTACAAGTTCAGGTACTACGGGTAGCGTAACGAGTTCGCATCATATTACGGATCTCTCAATATATGAGACCAGTTACAAAAGGGGATTTGAACATTTTTACGGTGACCTTACTGACTATGTTATTTTGGCGCTGTTACCTTCTTATCTAGAGCGCAAAGGCTCCTCATTAGTATATATGGTGGATGATTTAATTTCAAAATCCCAACATGCTGAAAGTGGCTTTTATCTAGATAATATTGGCGAATTAAAAAGTGTTTTACAACAATTAGAATCTGAAGGGAAAAAAAACCTACTCATCGGCGTGTCTTTTGCACTCTTAGATTTAATCGAAACCTTTCAATTCGATTTAAACCATACCATTGTTATGGAAACTGGCGGTATGAAAGGCAGACGAAAAGAACTTATTAGAACAGAACTTCACAAGCAACTCAAAGTAGGCTTTGGGGTAGAACAGGTTCATAGTGAATATGGCATGACCGAACTGTTAAGTCAGGCCTACTCTAAAGGTCAAGGGATTTTCGAATGTCCTAATTGGATGCAAGTCCTAACAAGAGACCCCGAGGATGCGCTGACCATACAAACTACAGGAAAAACTGGCGGTGCTAATGTTATTGATTTGGCTAACATTAATTCCTGTTCGTTTATTGCGACTCAAGATTTAGGCCGCGTTAACCCCGACGGTTCTTTCGAAATTATTGGACGGTTTGATAATTCCGACATAAGAGGCTGTAACCTTATGGTGCTTTAG
- a CDS encoding YHS domain-containing (seleno)protein, whose product MKTLFLLLTLSSSFLFAQTIDYNLKNGFIAHGYDVVAYFNNTAVKGENQFQTTYDGVKYKFSSEKHLNIFKQNPKKYVPQYGGYCAYAVAVKSDKVAINPKTFTITDGKLYLFYDAWGTNTLNLWDEENPTKLQSKADKNWDIIKLKK is encoded by the coding sequence ATGAAAACCCTTTTTTTACTATTGACACTGTCTTCGTCATTCTTGTTTGCACAAACCATAGACTATAATTTAAAAAACGGCTTCATAGCTCACGGCTATGATGTTGTCGCTTATTTTAATAATACGGCCGTTAAGGGCGAAAACCAATTTCAAACCACCTATGATGGTGTAAAATATAAATTCTCTTCTGAAAAACATCTTAATATATTCAAGCAAAATCCGAAGAAATATGTACCCCAGTATGGCGGCTATTGTGCCTATGCCGTCGCCGTAAAGTCTGATAAAGTTGCTATTAATCCAAAAACATTTACCATTACAGATGGCAAACTTTACTTGTTTTATGATGCCTGGGGCACCAACACCTTGAATTTATGGGACGAAGAAAACCCAACTAAACTGCAAAGCAAAGCGGATAAGAATTGGGACATAATAAAATTGAAAAAATAA
- the tyrS gene encoding tyrosine--tRNA ligase: MIKNFVEELTWRGMIHTVMPGAEEHIMEDMRSAYVGFDPTADSLHIGNLVPIMLLAHFQRCGHKPVALVGGATGMIGDPSGKSNERNLLDEKTLRHNQEAIKNQLAQFLDFESDEKNAAILVNNYDWMKDFSFLEFIRDVGKHITVNYMMAKDSVKNRISSDASEGMSFTEFTYQLVQGYDFLHLYKEKDCTIQMGGSDQWGNITTGTELIRRIDSGKGYAITCPLITKSDGSKFGKSEGGNVWLDANRTSPYKFYQYWLNSSDDDAEKYIRIFTFLDEPAINSLITEHQEAPHLRVLQKRLAEEITTMVHSKDDLDNAIKASNILFGKSTSEDLKVLNEQTFLDVFDGVPQTEIMMSDIENGLDIVAALAEKGGFLKSNGEARRALKENSISVNKEKVADNYTITQKDLINNKFVLLQRGKKNYFVLRVV, from the coding sequence ATGATAAAGAATTTCGTTGAAGAATTAACTTGGAGAGGCATGATCCATACCGTAATGCCCGGTGCTGAAGAACATATAATGGAAGACATGCGAAGTGCGTATGTAGGTTTCGATCCAACGGCAGATTCTCTACATATTGGTAACTTGGTGCCTATTATGTTGTTGGCGCATTTTCAGCGTTGTGGGCACAAACCTGTGGCTTTGGTAGGTGGAGCGACTGGAATGATTGGCGATCCGTCAGGTAAATCTAATGAGCGTAATTTATTAGATGAAAAAACATTGCGCCACAATCAAGAAGCTATAAAGAATCAGTTAGCACAATTTTTGGATTTTGAAAGTGATGAAAAGAACGCGGCCATTTTAGTTAATAATTACGATTGGATGAAGGACTTTTCGTTTTTGGAATTTATTCGGGATGTTGGGAAGCATATTACGGTAAATTATATGATGGCCAAAGATTCTGTGAAAAATAGAATTTCTTCTGATGCCTCCGAAGGGATGAGTTTTACAGAGTTTACCTATCAATTGGTACAGGGTTATGATTTTCTTCATTTGTACAAAGAAAAGGATTGCACCATTCAAATGGGTGGCAGTGACCAGTGGGGAAATATTACGACGGGAACTGAACTTATAAGGCGAATTGATAGCGGGAAAGGATATGCGATTACCTGTCCACTGATTACCAAATCTGATGGTTCTAAATTCGGGAAATCCGAAGGCGGAAATGTTTGGTTGGATGCGAATAGAACTTCGCCGTACAAATTTTATCAGTATTGGCTAAATTCTAGTGATGATGATGCCGAAAAGTATATTAGGATTTTTACGTTTTTAGATGAACCTGCCATTAATTCCCTAATTACCGAACATCAAGAAGCACCTCATTTACGAGTTTTACAAAAGCGTTTAGCCGAAGAAATAACAACCATGGTACATTCAAAGGACGACTTAGATAATGCTATAAAAGCCAGTAATATTCTTTTTGGAAAATCTACAAGCGAAGATTTAAAAGTGCTTAATGAACAGACTTTTTTAGATGTGTTTGATGGGGTTCCTCAAACCGAAATAATGATGTCCGATATTGAGAATGGACTTGATATTGTTGCAGCTTTAGCTGAAAAGGGTGGGTTTTTGAAATCCAACGGAGAAGCTAGAAGGGCTTTAAAAGAAAATTCTATTTCAGTAAATAAAGAAAAAGTAGCAGACAATTATACGATAACGCAAAAGGATTTAATTAATAATAAATTTGTGTTATTGCAGCGTGGTAAGAAGAATTATTTCGTTTTAAGAGTCGTGTAA
- a CDS encoding NAD-dependent epimerase/dehydratase family protein encodes MILVTGGTGLVGAHLLYKLIGNGENVRAIFRNDKKLINVKTVFNTYTQDEDTFFNSIEWFKADLLDIPSLTEAFKGITHVYHCAAFVSFEPDKYHILRKTNIEGTANIVNLCLAFNVEKLCHVSSIATLGTPAKNETITETTHWNPELENSIYAITKYGAEMEIWRGTQEGLDAVIVNPGVIIGAGIWRYGTGALFKRAHHGLSYYTSGTVGLVAVEDVTAIMIQLLKSDIKNERFVLVAKNWTYKTFLQTLATSVGSSPPQKLASPFLLNIAWKLDWLTYKLTGKRRQLTRHLVKSLQSETTYSSNKIETALNYKFKPIHETIMFTGAQFQKSV; translated from the coding sequence ATGATATTAGTAACAGGAGGCACTGGCCTAGTGGGGGCTCATTTACTTTATAAATTGATTGGTAACGGTGAAAACGTAAGAGCTATTTTCAGAAATGATAAAAAATTAATTAATGTTAAAACTGTTTTTAACACCTATACTCAAGATGAAGACACCTTTTTCAATAGTATAGAGTGGTTTAAAGCCGATTTGCTTGATATCCCATCACTCACAGAGGCTTTTAAAGGTATTACACATGTGTACCACTGTGCGGCTTTTGTTTCCTTTGAGCCAGATAAATATCACATTTTACGAAAAACAAATATTGAAGGCACAGCTAATATTGTAAACCTATGTCTTGCTTTTAATGTTGAAAAATTATGCCACGTAAGCTCCATTGCCACCTTAGGCACACCAGCAAAAAATGAGACCATTACAGAAACAACACACTGGAATCCTGAATTAGAGAATAGTATATACGCCATTACGAAGTATGGTGCCGAAATGGAGATTTGGCGCGGTACACAGGAAGGTTTGGATGCTGTAATTGTAAACCCAGGTGTTATTATAGGTGCTGGCATATGGCGCTACGGTACGGGTGCTTTATTTAAAAGAGCACATCATGGTCTTTCCTATTACACCTCTGGAACAGTGGGTCTGGTTGCGGTTGAAGATGTTACAGCTATTATGATTCAACTCTTAAAAAGTGATATTAAAAATGAGCGTTTTGTTCTAGTGGCCAAGAATTGGACTTATAAAACCTTTTTGCAAACCCTAGCGACATCTGTTGGAAGTTCGCCTCCACAAAAATTAGCCTCGCCCTTTCTTTTAAATATCGCTTGGAAACTGGATTGGCTGACCTATAAATTGACAGGCAAACGCAGACAATTGACAAGGCATCTGGTAAAATCTTTACAATCTGAAACAACTTACAGTAGCAACAAAATTGAAACAGCTCTAAATTACAAGTTTAAACCTATTCATGAAACCATTATGTTTACTGGGGCTCAATTTCAGAAATCGGTTTAA
- a CDS encoding DUF4296 domain-containing protein: MILKRFSTYLMIALLTTACYQFKEPKKPEDLISKSKMVAVLIDIKLIGSINGVNKRVIDQKGIDLMEYVFEKHQIDSLQFAKSNDYYAYYVKDYEAIYERVKDSLDVLHTFYKDADLKEMAEKRIQDSLKLLNKTDDSLKLRKLRDSLGVKFVNDSIKKVIKRDSLVEFKLEEQIEAGELIKPISEIEPQ; the protein is encoded by the coding sequence ATGATTTTAAAACGATTTTCGACATATTTAATGATTGCATTGCTAACTACAGCATGCTATCAATTTAAGGAGCCAAAGAAACCCGAAGATTTAATTTCGAAGTCTAAAATGGTCGCTGTTTTAATTGATATTAAATTAATAGGTTCAATAAATGGTGTGAATAAAAGAGTTATAGATCAAAAAGGGATTGATTTAATGGAGTATGTGTTTGAAAAGCATCAAATCGATAGTTTGCAATTTGCGAAAAGCAACGACTATTATGCTTATTATGTTAAAGATTATGAAGCTATTTATGAACGAGTGAAAGATAGTTTGGATGTACTGCATACATTTTATAAAGATGCAGATTTGAAAGAAATGGCAGAAAAAAGGATCCAAGATTCCTTGAAATTATTGAATAAAACGGACGATTCCTTAAAGCTTAGAAAGTTAAGGGATTCTTTAGGAGTTAAATTTGTAAATGACTCTATCAAAAAAGTCATTAAGCGAGATTCACTTGTAGAATTCAAACTTGAAGAGCAGATTGAAGCGGGCGAATTAATTAAACCGATTTCTGAAATTGAGCCCCAGTAA
- a CDS encoding dihydroorotase, whose product MKLKTTLIKNVNIVNEGHIFNGDILIEGDYIKEINDSISAKSSDVQVFDAEGKYVFPGVIDDQVHFREPGLTHKATIGSESKAAIAGGITSFIEMPNTNPQTTTIEKLEEKFEVAAQTSFANYSFMFGGTNDNLDEILKVNPKDVAGLKLFLGSSTGNMLVDDPEVLETIFKSTNLVISVHCEDEGTIKKNFQEHLEKYGEDIPISCHPIIRSEEACYISSSKAIELAKKTGARLHVFHLSTGKETALFDNKKPLKDKKITAEVCVHHLWFSNEDYDTKGTLIKWNPAVKTKKDRAKLWEALLDDRIDVIATDHAPHTIEEKENVYTKAPSGGPLVQHALPAMLEMFHKDKISLEKLVEKMCHNPAILFQIEKRGFIKPGYFADLVLVDLNNPWTVTKDNILYKCGWSPFEGTTFRSRITHTFLNGSLVYQNSKFTDAKAAKRLTFNR is encoded by the coding sequence ATGAAGCTGAAAACCACGTTAATTAAAAATGTGAATATTGTAAATGAAGGACACATTTTTAATGGGGATATTTTAATAGAAGGCGATTATATAAAAGAGATCAATGATTCTATAAGTGCCAAATCTTCAGATGTGCAGGTTTTTGATGCTGAAGGGAAATATGTTTTCCCTGGAGTTATAGATGATCAAGTGCATTTTAGGGAGCCTGGTTTAACACATAAGGCAACTATTGGAAGCGAATCTAAAGCCGCTATAGCCGGAGGTATTACCTCCTTTATAGAAATGCCAAATACAAATCCTCAAACAACCACTATTGAAAAACTTGAGGAAAAATTTGAAGTGGCAGCGCAAACATCATTCGCGAATTATTCATTTATGTTTGGTGGCACTAACGATAATTTAGATGAAATTTTAAAAGTGAACCCTAAAGATGTTGCGGGTTTAAAATTGTTTCTAGGCTCTTCAACAGGAAATATGTTGGTGGACGATCCTGAAGTTTTAGAAACTATTTTTAAAAGCACAAATCTGGTTATATCGGTGCATTGTGAAGATGAAGGGACTATAAAAAAGAATTTTCAAGAACATTTAGAAAAATATGGCGAGGATATCCCAATTAGCTGCCACCCCATAATAAGAAGTGAAGAGGCTTGTTATATCTCGTCGTCCAAGGCTATTGAACTGGCTAAGAAAACGGGTGCTAGATTACATGTGTTTCATTTATCTACAGGAAAAGAAACGGCACTATTCGATAATAAGAAACCCTTAAAAGATAAGAAAATAACAGCCGAGGTATGTGTACATCATCTTTGGTTTAGTAATGAAGATTATGATACTAAAGGGACGTTAATTAAGTGGAACCCCGCTGTTAAAACAAAGAAAGACCGCGCAAAATTGTGGGAAGCGCTTTTGGATGATCGAATTGACGTTATTGCCACAGACCACGCACCACATACTATAGAGGAAAAAGAAAACGTTTATACCAAAGCACCATCGGGCGGTCCCTTAGTGCAGCATGCCTTACCAGCCATGTTGGAAATGTTTCATAAGGATAAAATTTCTTTAGAAAAACTAGTTGAAAAAATGTGTCATAATCCCGCCATCTTATTTCAAATTGAGAAACGTGGATTTATTAAACCAGGGTATTTTGCAGATTTAGTATTGGTAGATTTGAATAATCCATGGACCGTAACGAAGGATAATATTTTATATAAATGCGGTTGGTCACCCTTTGAAGGCACAACCTTTAGATCTAGAATAACGCATACGTTTTTAAATGGTAGTTTGGTGTATCAAAATTCTAAATTTACCGATGCAAAAGCGGCCAAAAGATTAACTTTTAACAGATGA
- a CDS encoding polyprenol monophosphomannose synthase yields the protein MDHSVVIIPTYNEIENIEAIIKAVFAQSEAVHILVVDDNSPDLTALKVQELQQEFPGRLFVELRKGKLGLGTAYIHGFKWSLKRQYKYIFEMDADFSHNPKDLIYLYNACQNGGADVSIGSRYVKGVNVVNWPMSRVLMSYLASKYVRIITGMKIHDTTAGFVCYKRHVLESINLDAIKFIGYAFQIEMKFKAYIKKFNIVEVPVIFTDRTKGVSKLSSGIISEAIFGVITMKLKSLFKK from the coding sequence ATGGATCATTCGGTAGTTATCATCCCTACATATAATGAAATTGAAAATATAGAGGCTATAATTAAGGCTGTGTTTGCACAATCAGAGGCTGTACATATTTTAGTAGTAGATGACAATTCTCCAGATTTAACAGCACTTAAAGTCCAAGAACTCCAGCAGGAATTCCCTGGCAGATTGTTTGTAGAATTGAGAAAAGGAAAATTAGGTTTGGGAACGGCATATATTCATGGGTTTAAATGGAGTTTGAAGCGTCAGTACAAGTATATTTTTGAAATGGATGCCGATTTTTCACATAATCCAAAAGATTTAATTTACCTGTATAATGCTTGTCAAAATGGAGGCGCCGATGTATCTATTGGGTCTCGTTATGTAAAAGGGGTCAATGTGGTAAATTGGCCTATGAGCAGAGTACTTATGTCTTATCTGGCATCAAAATATGTGCGTATTATTACAGGAATGAAAATTCATGATACTACGGCTGGTTTTGTATGTTATAAAAGACATGTCTTGGAATCCATTAATTTAGATGCCATTAAATTTATTGGTTATGCGTTTCAAATAGAGATGAAATTTAAAGCCTACATCAAAAAATTTAATATTGTTGAGGTTCCGGTTATTTTTACAGATAGAACCAAAGGCGTATCAAAATTAAGTTCCGGTATTATTTCTGAAGCTATATTTGGTGTAATTACCATGAAATTAAAAAGTTTATTTAAAAAATAA
- a CDS encoding DUF4271 domain-containing protein: MLRDIVSHDLFTVILIAGLSIVTLAKMVAPKRFDEFVYVISNFKYLKIYAREQKFFDKFDALLFINLTLNLSVFCFIIIQFTEGMNDLPMNFMFKFTFGVGVFMLIKVLIERLIGSAFEIDTIIDQYLFQKISYRNFLGLVLLPINALFLYSLNVSLNLIYFFLIILLIINLIGLLTSFKTHQSLIKANFFYFILYLCALEIAPYIILYKVFIT; this comes from the coding sequence ATGCTTCGAGACATCGTATCACATGACTTATTCACTGTAATTTTAATAGCGGGACTCTCTATTGTTACCTTAGCTAAAATGGTTGCGCCCAAACGATTTGACGAGTTTGTCTACGTAATTAGCAACTTCAAGTATCTTAAAATATACGCTAGGGAACAAAAGTTTTTTGACAAATTTGATGCGCTTCTTTTTATTAATTTAACACTCAATTTATCCGTTTTTTGCTTTATTATCATTCAGTTTACAGAAGGCATGAACGACCTTCCCATGAACTTCATGTTTAAATTTACATTTGGTGTTGGGGTGTTTATGCTTATTAAAGTGCTTATTGAAAGACTCATAGGTAGTGCATTCGAAATAGACACCATAATAGACCAATATCTATTTCAAAAAATAAGCTATAGAAATTTTCTAGGCTTAGTGTTGTTACCTATTAATGCACTATTTCTTTATAGTTTGAATGTATCCCTAAACCTCATTTATTTTTTTCTTATAATTTTACTTATCATCAATTTAATAGGGCTTTTAACCTCATTTAAAACCCATCAAAGTTTAATAAAAGCCAATTTTTTTTATTTTATTTTGTATCTTTGCGCTCTTGAAATTGCACCCTACATCATTTTGTATAAGGTGTTTATTACCTAA
- a CDS encoding uroporphyrinogen-III synthase — translation MKVKTILVSQPEPKIENSPYFDLQEKQKVKIDFRPFIHVEGVSAKDIRQQKVDLHDYTAIILTSRNAIDHFFRVAEEMRFKVPDTMKYFCQSEAVAYYLQKYVVYRKRKIYVGKRSFSELSPLIKKYKDEKFLLPNTDKVKPEVPNTLDALGVNWKQATFYKTVCSDLSDLANVSYDVLVFFSPSGIESLLQNFPDFEQNETRLAIFGNTTIKAVEEKGLRVDIAAPTPETPSMTMALEKYIAKANKGK, via the coding sequence ATGAAAGTAAAAACAATTTTAGTATCTCAACCAGAACCTAAAATAGAAAATTCGCCTTACTTCGATTTACAAGAAAAACAAAAGGTTAAGATAGATTTTCGCCCGTTTATTCATGTTGAAGGAGTTTCGGCAAAAGATATTAGACAGCAGAAAGTCGACTTACACGATTATACTGCGATTATCTTAACAAGCAGAAATGCGATAGACCACTTTTTTAGAGTGGCCGAAGAAATGCGTTTTAAAGTGCCCGATACGATGAAATACTTTTGTCAGTCGGAAGCAGTAGCCTATTATTTACAAAAATATGTCGTGTATAGAAAGCGGAAAATTTATGTAGGGAAGCGTTCGTTTTCTGAATTGTCGCCACTTATTAAAAAATATAAAGACGAAAAATTTCTGTTACCAAACACAGACAAGGTGAAGCCCGAAGTGCCTAATACTTTGGATGCACTAGGTGTAAATTGGAAACAAGCCACATTTTATAAAACAGTTTGTAGCGATTTATCAGATCTAGCAAACGTTTCTTATGATGTGTTGGTGTTTTTTAGTCCGTCGGGAATAGAATCCTTACTACAAAATTTCCCGGATTTCGAACAAAACGAAACCCGATTGGCTATTTTTGGAAATACTACTATAAAGGCTGTTGAAGAAAAAGGACTGCGGGTCGATATTGCAGCGCCAACACCTGAAACACCATCAATGACTATGGCATTAGAGAAATATATAGCAAAAGCGAATAAGGGGAAATAA
- the pckA gene encoding phosphoenolpyruvate carboxykinase (ATP): MGTYNQVTQTISLDAYGIKKAKVNYQLSPKELHDITISKGQGAEASSGALAVNTGEFTGRSPKDRFIVKDTITDEHIWWGNVNIPFEPSQFDALYNKVVDYLSKKELFVRDCYACAEDDYKLNIRVINEYPWSNMFAYNMFLRPTEDELKDFAPEWTVVNAPGFMAIPDEDGTRQHNFAILNFTKKIALIGGTGYTGEIKKGIFSALNFILPVFKNTLPMHCSANVGAAGDTAIFFGLSGTGKTTLSTDPNRSLIGDDEHGWTKENTVFNFEGGCYAKVINLARENEPEIYDAIKFGAILENVILDNGGHVDFADTSITQNTRVSYPIYHIDNIQQPSIGKNPKNIFFLTADAFGVMPPISKLTPSQAAYHFISGYTAKVAGTEAGVVEPVPSFSACFGAPFMPLHPAKYAEMLSQKMIESGANVWLVNTGWTGGPYGVGTRMKLKYTRAMINAALNGDLGLYTYDTYHIHSVFGVAQPRECPGVPTSVLSPRATWNDDEAYYKTAFKLTNAFRENFKKFEAHCNEEIRRGGPQRYAF; the protein is encoded by the coding sequence ATGGGAACCTATAACCAAGTTACGCAAACGATTTCGTTAGATGCTTATGGCATAAAAAAAGCCAAAGTAAATTATCAATTATCCCCAAAGGAATTGCATGATATTACAATTAGCAAAGGGCAAGGTGCAGAAGCCTCTTCTGGAGCACTTGCAGTAAATACTGGAGAGTTTACCGGCCGTTCACCAAAAGATCGTTTTATTGTTAAAGATACTATTACTGATGAACACATTTGGTGGGGTAACGTAAATATTCCTTTTGAGCCCAGTCAGTTTGATGCGCTTTACAATAAGGTTGTAGATTACCTTTCTAAAAAAGAACTTTTTGTTAGAGATTGCTATGCTTGCGCTGAAGATGATTATAAACTCAATATCAGGGTTATTAATGAATACCCTTGGAGCAACATGTTTGCTTATAACATGTTTTTACGCCCAACGGAAGATGAGCTAAAAGACTTCGCTCCAGAATGGACGGTTGTTAATGCGCCTGGGTTTATGGCCATTCCAGACGAAGATGGTACACGACAACATAATTTTGCGATTTTAAATTTTACAAAAAAAATTGCTTTAATTGGTGGAACGGGGTATACAGGTGAAATTAAAAAAGGTATTTTTTCGGCTTTAAATTTTATACTTCCAGTTTTTAAGAATACCCTACCCATGCACTGTAGCGCCAATGTTGGTGCAGCTGGCGATACCGCTATATTTTTCGGACTGTCTGGGACAGGAAAAACAACCTTGTCTACAGATCCAAATCGAAGTTTAATAGGTGATGATGAGCACGGTTGGACTAAAGAAAATACGGTGTTTAATTTTGAAGGAGGCTGTTATGCCAAAGTGATTAATTTGGCAAGAGAAAATGAGCCTGAAATATATGATGCTATTAAGTTTGGAGCCATTCTAGAGAACGTGATCTTAGATAATGGTGGTCATGTAGATTTTGCAGATACGTCTATCACCCAAAATACCAGAGTGAGTTACCCTATTTATCATATAGATAATATTCAACAACCCTCTATAGGTAAGAATCCTAAAAATATATTTTTCTTAACGGCTGATGCTTTTGGGGTGATGCCTCCAATTTCAAAACTCACGCCAAGTCAAGCGGCCTATCATTTTATATCAGGATATACGGCTAAAGTAGCGGGGACTGAGGCTGGTGTCGTGGAGCCAGTACCAAGCTTTTCAGCCTGCTTTGGTGCGCCTTTTATGCCGTTGCACCCTGCGAAATATGCAGAAATGTTAAGTCAAAAAATGATTGAATCTGGGGCTAATGTGTGGTTAGTGAATACAGGATGGACAGGTGGTCCTTATGGTGTAGGAACGAGAATGAAATTAAAATATACACGTGCCATGATAAATGCGGCCTTAAATGGTGACCTCGGTTTATATACTTATGATACATATCACATCCATTCCGTTTTTGGTGTGGCACAGCCCAGAGAATGTCCAGGCGTCCCAACTAGCGTTTTAAGTCCGAGAGCGACCTGGAACGATGATGAAGCTTATTACAAAACGGCTTTTAAATTAACAAATGCCTTCCGTGAAAATTTTAAAAAGTTTGAAGCCCACTGTAATGAAGAAATCAGACGTGGTGGTCCGCAGCGTTATGCGTTTTAG
- a CDS encoding DUF423 domain-containing protein, with amino-acid sequence MNKKILVTAGIFGITSIILGAFGAHALKELLPNTSLQTFETGVRYQMYQALFLLFIGSSTTIKEKSKRIIFYLSIFGILFFSGSIYGLATNILTSFDFKSIGFITPIGGLLLISAWFVLFVEFLKMTSKNAH; translated from the coding sequence ATGAACAAAAAAATACTTGTTACTGCTGGCATATTTGGAATCACCAGTATTATTTTAGGCGCATTTGGAGCGCATGCCTTAAAAGAATTACTACCTAATACATCCTTACAAACGTTTGAAACAGGCGTACGTTACCAAATGTATCAGGCTCTATTTCTGTTGTTTATTGGTAGTTCGACAACGATAAAAGAAAAATCAAAACGAATCATATTTTACCTATCCATTTTTGGAATACTGTTTTTTTCTGGTTCTATATATGGATTGGCCACAAACATATTAACAAGTTTTGATTTCAAAAGCATCGGATTTATAACGCCGATAGGCGGACTTTTGTTAATTTCTGCTTGGTTCGTTTTATTTGTTGAATTCCTAAAAATGACGTCCAAAAACGCTCATTAA